In Oncorhynchus nerka isolate Pitt River linkage group LG26, Oner_Uvic_2.0, whole genome shotgun sequence, one DNA window encodes the following:
- the LOC115121161 gene encoding GDP-L-fucose synthase-like — protein MDSQTKAEPMRVLVTGGSGLVGKAIEHVVKQEGGCFEGEQWTFLCSKEANLVDLQQTRAVFEKYRPTHVIHLAAKVGGLYLHMKENLHFLRDNLRINDNVLQTSHEMGVTKVVSCLSSCIFPDKTTYPIDESMIHNGPPHDSNFGYSHAKRMIDIQNRGYFAQHGRRYTAVIPTNVYGPYDNFNFENGHVLSALMHKTYAAKKEGTPLQVWGSGTPRRQFIYSLDVARLFLWVLREYDEIDPIILSVGEEEELPIKDAVEMIADALDFKGQIVFDTSKSDGQMKKTASNAKLRRYLPDFTFTPLSEGIKKTCDWFVNNYDIART, from the exons ATGGATTCGCAGACGAAGGCTGAGCCGATGCGCGTGCTCGTCACGGGCGGATCCGGATTGGTCGGGAAGGCCATCGAGCACGTGGTGAAACAAGAAGGCGGCTGTTTCGAGGGCGAGCAGTGGACCTTCCTCTGCTCCAAAGAGGCCAACCTCGT AGATCTACAACAGACAAGAGCAGTGTTTGAGAAGTATCGGCCCACCCATGTCATCCACCTGGCTGCCAAGGTGGGAGGACTCTATCTTCACATGAAGGAGAACCTACACTTTCTG AGGGACAACCTTCGCATCAATGACAACGTGCTGCAGACGTCTCACGAAATGGGCGTCACCAAGGTGGTGTCTTGTCTGTCCAGCTGCATCTTTCCTGACAAGACCACATACCCTATTGATGAGAGCATG ATCCACAATGGGCCTCCACATGACTCAAACTTTGGCTACTCACATGCCAAAAGAATGATTGATATTCAGAACAG GGGATACTTTGCGCAGCATGGGCGTCGCTACACCGCCGTAATCCCGACTAACGTGTATGGTCCCTATGACAACTTCAACTTTGAAAATGGTCACGTGCTCTCAGCGCTCATGCATAAGACATATGCTGCTAAAa AGGAGGGAACCCCACTACAGGTGTGGGGCTCCGGAACACCCAGGAGACAATTCATCTACTCTCTg GATGTTGCACGTCTGTTCCTCTGGGTGCTGCGGGAGTATGATGAGATTGACCCCATCATTCTCTCTG tgggggaggaggaggagctccCCATCAAGGACGCCGTAGAGATGATTGCAGATGCCCTGGACTTCAAAGGTCAAATAGTT TTCGACACCAGCAAGTCAGACGGTCAGATGAAGAAGACGGCCAGCAACGCCAAGCTGCGACGCTACCTCCCTGACTTCACCTTCACGCCGCTCTCTGAAG GTATCAAGAAGACCTGTGATTGGTTCGTGAACAATTACGACATAGCCCGAACATGA